A window of the Tunturibacter empetritectus genome harbors these coding sequences:
- a CDS encoding (Fe-S)-binding protein, with amino-acid sequence MRVSLFITCYNDTLFPETGKAVVRVLERLGHTVEFPQGQTCCGQMHYNTGYQAEAMPLLSRFVEQFKGAEAVVVPSSSCVAMMRDHYPKMALAIGRVELIAEVDALLPKVFEFSEFLTKRLGLEDVGAYYPHRVTYHASCHGLRNLVLGDGPMRLLKAVRGIDLVELQGLEQCCGFGGTFAVKNADVSSAMLAEKTTAVLNTKAEACTACDNSCLMHIQGALHRQRTGVKTVHLAEILAGDEGALR; translated from the coding sequence CTGCGAGTTTCACTGTTCATTACTTGTTACAACGACACGCTGTTTCCTGAGACCGGCAAGGCTGTGGTGCGGGTGCTGGAGCGACTGGGGCATACGGTGGAGTTTCCTCAAGGGCAGACATGCTGTGGGCAGATGCACTATAACACTGGCTATCAGGCGGAGGCGATGCCGCTGCTTTCGCGGTTTGTGGAACAGTTCAAGGGCGCCGAGGCGGTGGTGGTGCCGTCGTCGTCATGTGTGGCGATGATGCGGGATCACTATCCGAAGATGGCGTTGGCGATCGGACGGGTGGAGCTGATTGCGGAGGTGGATGCTCTGCTGCCGAAGGTGTTTGAGTTTTCGGAGTTTCTGACGAAGCGGCTGGGGCTGGAGGACGTGGGGGCCTACTATCCGCATCGGGTGACGTATCACGCGAGCTGCCATGGGTTGCGGAATTTGGTGTTGGGTGATGGGCCGATGCGGCTGCTGAAGGCGGTGCGGGGGATTGATCTCGTCGAGTTGCAGGGGCTGGAGCAGTGCTGCGGATTCGGCGGGACGTTTGCGGTTAAGAATGCGGATGTATCGAGCGCGATGCTGGCGGAGAAGACGACGGCGGTTTTGAATACGAAGGCTGAGGCTTGTACGGCTTGCGATAACTCGTGCCTGATGCATATTCAGGGGGCGCTGCATCGGCAGAGGACGGGCGTGAAGACGGTGCATCTGGCTGAGATTTTGGCTGGGGATGAGGGGGCTTTACGTTGA